The Gemmatimonadota bacterium genome contains a region encoding:
- the lepA gene encoding elongation factor 4 gives MKLDQIRNFCIVAHIDHGKSTLADRLIEATATLEKRAMKAQVLDTLDLERERGITIKLNAVRMGYTAPSGQSYELNLIDTPGHVDFTYEVSRSLAACEGAILVVDASQGIQAQTLSNLFLALDAGLEIIPVLNKIDLPGAEPERRKQEVHDLIGVDPDDILLVSAKEGLGIPALLEAIVKRVPPPKGEPDAPLRALIFDSYYDRYRGAIPSIRVVDGAIKPGMKITFGANDAQYEVSEVGYLQLRQVKAEVLTAGEVGYVLANVRTVQETRAGDTIFDAVNKAPEPLPGYKDVHSMVFAGIYPTETTQYEALRDALSKLKLNDASLNYEPETSTALGFGFRCGFLGLLHMEIVQERLEREFNLDLVTTVPNVEYHVYRTDGEMALIENPAKLPAPAEIERIEEPYVKARIVSPTEYIGPIMTLGTERRGVYNGMRYIDTTRVEFDWEFPLAEIILDFYDRLKTISRGYASLDYEMADYRPGKLVKLDMLINGDVLDAFSVIIHTDKSYDWGRKIADKLKELIPRQLFEVIIQAAIGTKIIARTTVKALRKDVLAKCYGGDISRKRKLLEKQKEGKKRMKSVGSVEIPQEAFLAVLQVD, from the coding sequence GTGAAGCTCGACCAGATTCGCAACTTTTGCATCGTCGCCCACATCGACCACGGCAAGTCGACCCTTGCCGACCGGCTCATCGAGGCGACGGCGACGCTGGAGAAGCGCGCGATGAAGGCCCAGGTACTGGACACGCTCGACCTCGAGCGGGAACGCGGCATCACCATCAAGCTGAACGCGGTCCGGATGGGGTACACCGCTCCGAGCGGACAGTCGTACGAGTTGAACCTCATCGACACCCCCGGGCACGTCGACTTTACCTACGAGGTGTCGCGATCGCTGGCCGCCTGCGAGGGGGCCATTCTGGTCGTTGATGCGTCGCAGGGCATCCAGGCGCAGACGCTGTCCAACCTGTTCCTCGCCCTGGACGCCGGACTGGAGATCATCCCGGTCCTGAACAAGATCGACCTGCCGGGCGCAGAACCCGAGCGCCGCAAGCAGGAGGTGCACGACCTGATCGGCGTGGACCCGGACGACATCCTCCTGGTGAGCGCCAAGGAAGGCCTGGGCATCCCCGCCCTGCTGGAGGCCATTGTCAAGCGCGTGCCTCCGCCGAAGGGCGAGCCCGACGCCCCACTGCGGGCCCTGATCTTCGACTCGTATTACGATCGGTATCGCGGCGCCATCCCGTCGATCCGCGTGGTGGACGGGGCGATCAAGCCCGGGATGAAGATCACCTTTGGGGCAAACGATGCCCAGTATGAGGTGAGCGAGGTGGGGTACCTGCAGCTCCGCCAGGTGAAGGCCGAGGTGCTCACCGCCGGCGAAGTTGGGTACGTCCTGGCCAACGTCCGCACGGTGCAGGAGACGCGCGCCGGCGACACCATCTTCGACGCGGTCAACAAGGCCCCGGAGCCCCTGCCCGGCTACAAGGACGTGCACTCGATGGTGTTCGCCGGGATCTACCCGACGGAGACCACGCAGTACGAGGCCCTGCGCGACGCGCTCTCCAAGCTCAAGCTCAACGACGCCTCCCTCAACTACGAACCCGAGACCTCCACCGCCCTCGGCTTCGGCTTCCGTTGCGGGTTCCTCGGCCTCCTGCACATGGAGATCGTGCAGGAGCGCCTCGAACGCGAGTTCAACCTCGACCTCGTCACCACCGTGCCGAACGTGGAATACCACGTGTATCGCACGGACGGCGAAATGGCGTTGATCGAAAACCCCGCGAAGCTCCCCGCCCCCGCAGAAATCGAGCGGATCGAGGAGCCGTATGTGAAAGCGCGCATCGTCTCACCGACGGAGTACATCGGCCCGATCATGACGCTGGGGACCGAACGTCGGGGGGTGTACAACGGGATGCGGTACATCGACACCACGCGCGTCGAGTTTGACTGGGAGTTTCCGCTCGCCGAGATCATCCTCGACTTCTACGACCGACTCAAGACGATCTCCCGCGGCTACGCCTCGCTCGACTACGAGATGGCCGACTACCGGCCGGGGAAGCTCGTGAAGCTCGACATGCTGATCAACGGCGACGTGCTGGACGCGTTCTCCGTGATCATCCACACGGACAAGTCCTACGACTGGGGGCGCAAGATCGCCGACAAGTTGAAGGAGTTGATCCCGCGCCAGCTCTTCGAGGTGATCATCCAGGCGGCGATCGGCACGAAGATCATTGCCCGGACCACGGTGAAAGCCCTGCGCAAGGACGTGCTCGCGAAATGTTATGGCGGCGACATCTCGCGCAAGCGCAAGCTCCTGGAGAAGCAGAAGGAAGGCAAGAAGCGCATGAAGAGCGTGGGGAGTGTCGAAATCCCGCAGGAGGCCTTCCTGGCGGTCTTGCAGGTCGACTAA
- a CDS encoding DUF4384 domain-containing protein — MRRLRFAMGLGALLAAPLLAQNTVRWNDVVRSLDPLDGDPPAVKVWLDQRVASWGQPIRVGFRVEEDAFVVVARVDNDGRLTVLFPAGRTRAAEVKGGEDNFIRSNRLGGATFASGEYPGATGYVFAIASRTPMDLTRLRSNDFSAWVTGVPRSAPVSRYNGDPYRVIQRFARVVAYGDAAEFDYDLEYYSVDQPTFVTTSSYCGYGNMGSAMWRTPRAGWWNRGLMFDEYDPVSSYGGWNGCSPNFNCLMPTLGMWGLGVPYFFYGATGYGCGLTPTQVATTGTTGVPPVAPPLDSPPVNPWAPDSISRPNVDKGTNADGQNANGPHIMMDRPNPVPGTWNDRDDLSFSIPSRALRAMRGANRTDNGATPISAPGANASGPIPMPDRPTIENAPQPTIDWVRPPRSFDAPPRDPVDRMPSLGGRRTAVARGEDMPGRPIGRNDIGPPPRMGSPMFDREPGRNSGFVPMIRSSDGGPRWNSGTSGGGMYSPPASFGGDGRPMGGQVYTGSSTPAPISTSTSGSSGTTGTSAPPIPPSGSSSSGTSGSSGSEKKPQ; from the coding sequence ATGCGACGCTTGAGATTCGCGATGGGCCTGGGGGCCTTGTTGGCCGCCCCGCTGCTCGCGCAGAACACCGTGCGCTGGAACGATGTGGTCCGCTCGCTGGATCCCCTGGACGGCGACCCGCCGGCCGTGAAGGTGTGGCTCGACCAGCGCGTGGCCAGCTGGGGCCAACCGATCCGTGTGGGATTCCGGGTTGAGGAGGACGCCTTCGTCGTCGTGGCGCGCGTGGATAATGACGGGCGCCTCACTGTGCTCTTCCCCGCCGGCCGGACTCGCGCCGCCGAAGTGAAGGGCGGCGAGGACAACTTCATCCGGTCCAATCGCCTGGGCGGTGCGACCTTCGCCTCCGGTGAGTATCCCGGGGCCACCGGCTACGTCTTCGCCATCGCCAGCCGCACCCCGATGGACCTGACTCGCCTGCGATCCAATGACTTTTCTGCGTGGGTCACTGGAGTGCCACGGAGCGCGCCTGTCTCGCGCTACAACGGTGACCCGTACCGCGTCATCCAACGCTTCGCTCGTGTAGTCGCGTACGGCGACGCCGCCGAATTCGACTATGACCTGGAGTATTACTCGGTCGACCAACCGACCTTCGTGACGACCAGCAGCTACTGCGGCTATGGGAACATGGGCTCCGCCATGTGGCGCACGCCCAGAGCCGGATGGTGGAACCGCGGCCTGATGTTCGACGAATACGACCCCGTCTCCAGCTATGGCGGCTGGAATGGCTGCTCGCCGAACTTCAACTGCCTGATGCCAACGCTCGGGATGTGGGGACTCGGGGTGCCGTACTTCTTCTACGGCGCGACCGGGTATGGGTGCGGCCTCACCCCAACTCAGGTGGCCACCACGGGGACGACCGGCGTACCGCCGGTCGCTCCTCCGCTGGACAGTCCGCCGGTCAACCCGTGGGCCCCCGACTCGATCTCGCGGCCAAACGTTGACAAAGGAACCAACGCGGACGGCCAGAATGCCAACGGCCCGCACATCATGATGGATCGGCCGAACCCGGTTCCGGGGACCTGGAACGACCGGGACGACCTTTCCTTCTCGATCCCGTCGCGCGCGCTTCGCGCGATGCGCGGTGCCAACCGCACGGACAATGGGGCCACGCCGATCAGTGCGCCGGGAGCCAACGCCAGCGGCCCGATCCCAATGCCTGATCGGCCGACGATCGAGAATGCCCCGCAGCCCACGATTGACTGGGTGCGGCCGCCGCGGTCGTTCGACGCCCCGCCACGCGACCCGGTGGATCGCATGCCGTCGCTCGGTGGACGCCGCACCGCCGTCGCTCGCGGTGAGGACATGCCTGGCCGGCCCATCGGTCGGAATGACATCGGGCCGCCGCCCCGCATGGGCTCGCCCATGTTCGATCGGGAGCCGGGCCGGAACTCCGGCTTTGTCCCGATGATCCGCTCCTCCGATGGAGGCCCCCGCTGGAACAGCGGGACCAGCGGCGGCGGCATGTACAGCCCGCCCGCATCATTCGGTGGGGATGGGCGCCCAATGGGCGGCCAGGTGTACACCGGGTCGAGCACCCCTGCACCGATCTCGACCAGCACATCGGGCTCGAGCGGCACCACGGGCACGAGCGCGCCCCCGATCCCGCCGAGCGGGTCGAGCAGCTCCGGCACCTCGGGGTCCTCCGGCAGCGAGAAGAAGCCGCAGTAG
- a CDS encoding DUF58 domain-containing protein, with translation METVRNPRADQLDPAQVASLGRMEIVARWVVEGFLQGLHRSPRKGFSVEFAEYRQYQPGDDLRYMDWKVVARADKWMIKQFEEETNLRAAIVLDVSKSMDWKGKTTGITKLQYAEQIVASISLLLLKQKDAVGLVRYDDQVRSVIPPKARTIHWRRLMKALEEPGGGGDSQMGTAMMHAGRMVSRPGIVILVSDLLVDPEATMAGLRAVRAGGHDVTVLHILDRSERELDLVPEGVFADTETNLKVPATASEVREAYRRTVDRAIQEWRDRLSALGVSYEVVFTDEPFGVPLRKAFAARQRLP, from the coding sequence ATGGAAACCGTCCGGAACCCCCGCGCCGACCAGCTGGACCCCGCTCAAGTGGCCTCCCTCGGCCGCATGGAGATCGTTGCGCGGTGGGTCGTCGAGGGATTTCTGCAGGGGCTACACCGGAGCCCCCGGAAAGGTTTCAGCGTCGAATTCGCCGAGTACCGCCAGTACCAGCCGGGGGACGACCTCCGGTATATGGACTGGAAGGTCGTTGCCCGGGCGGACAAGTGGATGATCAAGCAGTTCGAGGAGGAGACCAACCTCCGCGCGGCGATCGTCCTGGACGTCTCGAAGTCGATGGACTGGAAGGGCAAGACCACGGGGATCACCAAGCTCCAGTACGCCGAGCAGATCGTGGCGTCCATCAGCCTCCTCCTCCTCAAGCAGAAGGACGCCGTCGGGCTGGTCCGCTACGACGACCAGGTGCGGAGCGTGATCCCTCCGAAGGCCCGGACCATCCACTGGCGCCGACTGATGAAGGCACTGGAGGAGCCCGGCGGCGGCGGGGATTCCCAGATGGGGACGGCGATGATGCATGCCGGTCGCATGGTCTCGCGCCCGGGGATCGTCATTCTGGTCAGCGACCTGCTCGTGGACCCCGAGGCGACGATGGCCGGGCTCCGGGCGGTGCGCGCCGGTGGCCATGACGTGACGGTCCTGCACATCCTCGACCGGTCCGAGCGTGAGCTGGACCTGGTGCCCGAGGGTGTCTTTGCCGATACGGAGACAAACCTCAAGGTGCCGGCGACGGCCTCGGAAGTGCGCGAGGCGTATCGGCGCACGGTGGACCGGGCGATCCAGGAATGGCGGGACCGCCTCTCCGCTCTTGGGGTGTCCTACGAAGTGGTCTTCACCGACGAGCCGTTCGGCGTGCCGCTGCGCAAGGCGTTTGCCGCGAGGCAGCGACTTCCGTGA
- a CDS encoding BatA domain-containing protein, whose protein sequence is MSFLQPLLLLLGVGAAVPLVLHLLRRRIHSEVDFPAVAYLARAERENVRQLKMRNLLLMVLRVLAVLMLALAAARPLGAFFGAGHVPTAMAIVLDNSLSTSAIVSGEPVLATLRSAARQAASAATGSDRIWLVTADGQVVGGSREQVLDAIDRADALTGRGDLATAITRATGLVAGAGLGAQQVVVVTDGQASAWDGTVAVGAVAVSVLAPVLPVISNRAIVQADARPARWTPRGSVVARSAGSDSATYRIALGTQRLASGTARGGEDLTVHGTSAEPGWRAGVVELEADELRGDDARHFAVWAGAAPRVLPDPSAGAFLRTAVEALVQSQRVTMGGDVVIASADVATRLPALLVAPSDPTRIGTANRTLERLGVPWRFGGVRRDETGARGGRFDGVRVLARYPLVAQAGAVADTLASAGGDAWVVAGPGYVLIGSALDPAATNLPVSAGFVPWLGDVVAQRLAGDATTVVAAAPGATVRLPLGTDGIEAPDGQVTRAAASVRVPARPGVYFLRAGAERIGALVVNPEPQESDLRRLEPALLKERIRGASVAATADPAAFKASLFSSGSKRPLQLPLLLLALALLAAEAWVVRRTEREATG, encoded by the coding sequence GTGAGTTTCCTTCAGCCGTTGCTCCTGTTGCTCGGCGTTGGTGCGGCCGTTCCCCTGGTCCTGCACCTGCTGCGTCGACGCATTCACTCCGAGGTGGACTTTCCGGCGGTGGCGTACCTGGCCCGCGCCGAGCGCGAGAACGTGCGGCAGCTCAAGATGCGCAACCTGCTGTTGATGGTGTTGCGCGTGCTGGCCGTCCTGATGCTGGCCCTCGCCGCGGCGCGACCCCTCGGTGCGTTCTTCGGCGCCGGGCATGTGCCCACGGCGATGGCGATCGTCCTCGACAATTCGCTCAGCACCTCGGCGATTGTCAGCGGCGAGCCGGTGCTCGCAACGCTCAGGTCGGCGGCGCGGCAGGCCGCGTCCGCCGCCACCGGGTCCGACCGGATCTGGCTGGTAACGGCGGATGGCCAGGTCGTGGGTGGCTCGCGGGAGCAGGTGCTTGACGCGATCGATCGGGCGGATGCGCTGACGGGTCGGGGCGACCTTGCCACGGCGATCACCCGTGCGACAGGACTTGTCGCCGGTGCCGGTCTCGGCGCGCAGCAGGTCGTGGTGGTCACCGACGGCCAGGCAAGTGCCTGGGATGGGACGGTGGCGGTCGGCGCGGTCGCCGTCTCCGTGCTCGCGCCGGTGTTGCCCGTGATCTCGAACCGGGCGATCGTGCAGGCGGACGCCCGGCCGGCCCGTTGGACGCCGCGTGGCTCGGTCGTGGCGCGGTCCGCGGGCTCGGACTCGGCGACGTACCGAATCGCGTTAGGCACCCAGCGACTGGCGAGCGGGACGGCGCGGGGCGGGGAAGACCTGACCGTGCATGGCACCTCGGCGGAGCCGGGATGGCGGGCCGGTGTCGTGGAGCTGGAGGCTGACGAGCTGCGCGGAGATGACGCGAGGCACTTTGCCGTTTGGGCAGGCGCAGCGCCACGGGTCCTGCCGGATCCCTCCGCAGGAGCATTCCTCCGTACCGCGGTGGAGGCACTCGTCCAGAGCCAGCGGGTCACCATGGGTGGCGACGTCGTGATTGCCTCGGCCGACGTGGCAACACGTCTCCCGGCGCTGCTCGTCGCCCCGTCCGACCCGACACGGATCGGCACAGCGAACCGCACCCTGGAACGCCTTGGGGTACCATGGCGGTTCGGCGGAGTGCGCCGCGACGAGACCGGCGCCCGTGGTGGCCGCTTTGACGGCGTGCGCGTCCTGGCTCGGTATCCATTGGTTGCCCAGGCGGGCGCGGTCGCGGACACCCTCGCGAGTGCGGGCGGCGACGCGTGGGTCGTGGCTGGGCCAGGGTACGTGCTCATCGGGTCGGCCCTCGATCCGGCGGCGACCAACCTCCCCGTGTCCGCGGGGTTCGTCCCCTGGCTGGGCGATGTCGTGGCGCAGCGTCTCGCCGGTGATGCGACCACGGTGGTCGCTGCCGCCCCCGGTGCTACCGTCCGTTTGCCGCTGGGCACCGATGGGATCGAGGCACCGGATGGACAGGTGACGCGTGCGGCCGCGTCGGTTCGGGTGCCGGCGCGTCCCGGGGTCTACTTCCTGCGAGCCGGCGCCGAGCGCATTGGGGCGCTGGTGGTGAATCCCGAGCCGCAGGAGTCCGACCTGAGGCGACTGGAGCCTGCCCTGCTGAAGGAACGCATTCGGGGCGCGTCGGTGGCGGCCACGGCGGACCCTGCGGCGTTCAAGGCGTCCCTCTTCTCCTCGGGGTCAAAGCGTCCGTTGCAGCTCCCGCTGTTGCTCCTCGCGCTGGCGCTGCTGGCGGCCGAGGCGTGGGTCGTTCGCCGTACCGAACGCGAAGCCACGGGCTGA
- the mfd gene encoding transcription-repair coupling factor: MPLPVVLDAFERLAPFGRLLAELPPPGGRVPVTGLVGSTDAVLVAALAEHRPNHFLVVVADSVADAERWLADLDLLMGAGPAALYPPREGFGVEEPHAEIAGERVETLERVLRGDVRVLLTTARALLEQTGLPSALGVARLEVRAGESRRLDELVAHLEATGFERVTLLDDVGQFAVRGGIVDIYSYGMSEPVRLEFWGDEIAELRHFDIGSQRTTRPAERVVILPVDGAGVRAAPGSGRVTVASLFPPDTLLVLPDEAHLAPELNRTWQEALHHEDVVRRRGDDVVAREEAFVAPEALLALLGRCARVAMVSATEASAIPFPIRAPDNISRDVRLLRRVVRDGMPTVILCDNAGQAERLDELLNEDEFRPSPAALTIGVLHGGFVIPPGTRRVDGSGDSSGLRVLTDHEIFRRDRRLRRARRYATATALEAVTALRPGDFVVHLEHGVGIYRGIEQIFVRESTIEVAVIEYEGGDRLNVPLYRIDQVERYRSGVDVGDDAPPPKLHKLGGKRWTAQRDRTRMAIEAMTHELLDLYARRKMATRPPHATDTAWQRQLESAFLFEDTPDQRKATVDFKADMEGDRPMDRLLVGDVGYGKTEIAIRAAFKAVQSGRQVAVLVPTTILAEQHYRTFTERMADFPIRIAAMSRFQGTKDQAQVLIELKEQKIDIVIGTHRLLSDDVHFAALGLIVVDEEHRFGVKHKEKLKALKLATDVLTLTATPIPRTLHFSLAGLRDMTLMQTAPRDRSPVLTFVEPWDDGLIEEGIAREIDRGGQVFFVHNRIETILALADHLQRVVPTARIAVGHGQMREKELEEVMRRFVTGEVDVLVSTLIVESGLDVPNANTMFINRADHFGLAQLYQLRGRVGRSHRRAYCYLVVPDLIDEDAERRLKVLEHHTELGAGYRVALKDMELRGAGNLLGAEQSGHVHAVGFDLYLRMLEQAVKRIEAGEEKPTAQPTDVSLDAPAYIPDDYVPSQDAKLDLYRRLNAATSAAEIDGLRSEIRDRFGRLPPTVVNLISVAVLRLVGGRLGIEGIMVHGDEARVNFRDSVVPRLKALSTAFGEVQFRADVRRPHPLSLKLSRLGGSPILDGLVRALQLLRPE, translated from the coding sequence ATGCCGCTGCCGGTTGTGCTGGACGCCTTCGAACGGCTGGCGCCGTTCGGCAGGCTGTTGGCGGAGCTGCCCCCCCCAGGGGGGCGGGTGCCAGTCACGGGCCTGGTGGGCTCTACCGACGCAGTGCTGGTGGCCGCCCTGGCCGAGCACCGTCCCAACCACTTCCTGGTCGTGGTCGCCGACTCGGTGGCGGATGCGGAGCGCTGGTTGGCCGACCTGGACCTGTTGATGGGGGCGGGGCCCGCCGCACTGTACCCGCCGCGCGAGGGGTTCGGCGTCGAGGAACCCCACGCCGAGATTGCCGGCGAACGGGTCGAGACGCTGGAGCGGGTCCTGCGCGGCGACGTGCGTGTGCTGCTGACGACGGCGCGTGCGCTGCTGGAGCAGACGGGGTTGCCGTCCGCGTTAGGCGTCGCCCGGCTGGAAGTGCGTGCCGGGGAGTCGCGACGCCTCGACGAGCTGGTGGCGCACCTGGAGGCGACGGGCTTTGAGCGCGTGACATTGCTCGATGACGTCGGCCAATTTGCCGTGCGCGGGGGGATCGTCGACATCTACTCGTATGGGATGTCCGAGCCGGTGCGCCTCGAGTTCTGGGGCGACGAAATCGCCGAATTGCGGCACTTCGACATTGGCTCCCAACGCACGACGCGACCGGCAGAACGCGTGGTGATCCTTCCCGTGGACGGCGCCGGCGTGCGGGCCGCGCCAGGCTCGGGCCGCGTCACCGTGGCCTCGCTGTTCCCGCCGGACACGCTCCTCGTGCTCCCGGACGAAGCGCACCTGGCCCCCGAGCTGAACCGCACGTGGCAGGAGGCGCTGCACCACGAGGACGTCGTGCGTCGGCGGGGTGACGACGTGGTCGCACGCGAGGAAGCGTTTGTGGCCCCGGAGGCCTTGCTCGCCCTGCTGGGGCGGTGCGCGCGGGTGGCGATGGTGAGTGCCACCGAGGCCTCGGCAATCCCATTTCCCATCCGCGCACCTGACAACATCTCGCGTGATGTGCGGCTCCTGCGTCGCGTCGTGCGGGACGGCATGCCCACGGTGATCCTGTGTGACAACGCCGGGCAGGCCGAGCGACTCGACGAACTGCTGAACGAGGACGAGTTCCGTCCGTCACCAGCCGCCTTGACCATCGGCGTGCTGCACGGCGGCTTTGTGATCCCCCCCGGCACACGACGGGTGGACGGATCGGGGGATTCGAGCGGGCTCCGGGTCCTCACCGATCACGAGATCTTCCGTCGCGACCGCCGGCTGCGCCGCGCGCGCCGCTACGCAACGGCGACGGCCCTCGAAGCCGTCACGGCGCTTCGCCCCGGGGACTTCGTCGTGCACCTCGAGCACGGGGTCGGGATCTATCGCGGCATCGAGCAGATCTTCGTGCGCGAGAGCACTATCGAAGTGGCTGTCATCGAGTACGAGGGGGGGGATCGCCTCAACGTCCCGCTGTACCGCATCGACCAGGTCGAGCGGTACCGGAGCGGCGTGGATGTCGGTGATGATGCGCCGCCCCCCAAGCTCCACAAGCTCGGAGGCAAGCGCTGGACGGCGCAGCGCGATCGCACGCGCATGGCGATCGAGGCGATGACGCACGAGCTCCTCGACCTCTACGCGCGGCGGAAGATGGCCACCCGCCCGCCCCACGCGACGGACACGGCGTGGCAGCGCCAGTTGGAGTCTGCTTTCCTCTTTGAGGATACCCCGGACCAGCGCAAGGCGACGGTCGACTTCAAGGCGGACATGGAAGGCGACCGCCCCATGGACCGTCTGCTCGTTGGCGACGTTGGCTACGGCAAGACGGAGATCGCGATTCGCGCGGCGTTCAAGGCCGTGCAAAGCGGCCGGCAGGTCGCCGTGCTTGTCCCCACGACGATCCTGGCCGAGCAGCACTATCGCACCTTCACGGAACGCATGGCGGACTTTCCCATCCGCATCGCAGCGATGAGCCGCTTCCAGGGCACGAAGGACCAGGCGCAAGTCCTCATCGAGCTGAAGGAGCAGAAGATCGACATTGTCATCGGGACGCACCGCCTGCTCAGCGACGACGTGCATTTCGCCGCGCTGGGGTTGATCGTGGTGGACGAAGAACATCGCTTTGGCGTCAAGCACAAGGAGAAGCTCAAGGCGCTCAAGCTGGCGACCGACGTGTTGACCCTGACCGCCACTCCGATCCCGCGGACCCTGCATTTCTCGCTGGCTGGGTTGCGGGACATGACGTTGATGCAAACCGCGCCGCGCGATCGATCGCCGGTCCTCACGTTCGTGGAACCCTGGGATGACGGGTTGATCGAGGAAGGGATCGCCCGCGAGATCGATCGTGGCGGGCAGGTGTTCTTTGTGCACAATCGCATCGAGACGATCCTGGCCCTCGCCGATCACCTGCAGCGGGTGGTGCCGACGGCACGCATCGCGGTGGGGCATGGCCAGATGCGCGAGAAGGAGCTCGAGGAGGTCATGCGGCGGTTTGTGACCGGTGAGGTCGACGTCCTGGTCTCGACCCTCATCGTGGAATCGGGACTCGATGTGCCGAACGCGAACACGATGTTCATCAACCGGGCGGATCACTTTGGCCTCGCCCAGCTGTACCAGTTGCGGGGACGGGTGGGGAGATCGCATCGGCGCGCGTACTGCTACCTCGTCGTGCCGGACCTGATCGATGAGGATGCCGAGCGTCGGCTGAAGGTCCTGGAACACCACACAGAACTGGGTGCCGGGTATCGCGTTGCCCTCAAGGACATGGAGCTACGTGGGGCCGGGAACCTGCTCGGCGCGGAACAGTCCGGGCACGTGCATGCGGTCGGATTCGACTTGTACCTCCGGATGCTGGAGCAGGCTGTCAAACGGATCGAGGCCGGCGAAGAAAAGCCGACCGCCCAGCCGACCGATGTCTCGCTGGACGCCCCCGCGTACATCCCCGATGACTATGTCCCGTCGCAGGATGCCAAGCTGGACCTCTATCGCCGCTTGAACGCCGCGACGTCGGCTGCCGAGATCGACGGGCTCCGGTCCGAGATTCGGGACCGGTTTGGGCGGCTACCCCCGACGGTCGTCAACCTGATCTCGGTGGCCGTCCTGCGCCTGGTCGGGGGGCGCCTGGGGATCGAGGGGATCATGGTGCACGGGGACGAAGCCCGTGTTAACTTCCGCGACTCTGTGGTTCCCCGGCTCAAGGCGCTTTCCACGGCCTTTGGCGAGGTACAGTTCCGGGCGGATGTGCGGCGGCCCCACCCGCTGTCGCTCAAGTTGTCGCGCCTGGGCGGGTCGCCGATCCTGGACGGCCTGGTCCGCGCACTGCAACTGTTGCGGCCGGAATAG
- a CDS encoding peptidylprolyl isomerase, with product MNRTRWSGLVLLASITACDGLKEALTAHVDVVASAGSQELSVQRMADMMGKSQVPVRREVAQSIADAWVNYHLLGASAAAEDSLTDKKLIDDVMWPVFTQSKQQKFYTQLAAGWVADTSNMAAKYAAGDLLAARHILFAIPAEQQATGSDSITKKAQGVLARTTSANFAALAKQYGSDGTKDQGGDLGVFAPGAMVPAFSQGVAALKPGEIGSVKTEFGFHIIRRSTYEEVADAFKQQYVQRSRVVAESTYITNLENGAKITVEPTVARTMKAVATDPASHEKDGTALAKSRLGTYKASQFARWISSAPNPDQIRGQIAQAPDSLFDIFIRNLLRSELILAAADSAKVTMDSSETAEVYRSFAAILANAWAGLRIAPAMVADSAKTPAEKQRFIPARVDSYFDRLVKGEEQFVEVPSPLAQALRKKYDWKVNSAGLDRAVAAAQVIRAKEDSSRAAATPPSAVPMPGAPDTTKQP from the coding sequence ATGAATCGCACTCGTTGGTCCGGTCTTGTCCTGCTGGCGTCCATCACCGCCTGCGACGGCCTCAAGGAGGCCCTGACCGCGCATGTCGATGTCGTCGCCAGCGCCGGTTCCCAGGAACTCTCCGTCCAGCGGATGGCGGATATGATGGGCAAGTCGCAGGTCCCGGTGCGGCGCGAAGTTGCCCAGAGCATCGCGGATGCGTGGGTGAACTACCATCTCCTTGGTGCCTCCGCTGCCGCGGAAGACTCGCTCACCGACAAGAAGCTGATCGACGACGTGATGTGGCCCGTCTTCACCCAGTCGAAGCAGCAGAAGTTCTACACGCAGCTCGCCGCCGGGTGGGTCGCGGACACGAGCAACATGGCCGCCAAGTACGCCGCCGGTGACCTCCTCGCCGCCCGCCACATCCTCTTCGCCATCCCGGCCGAACAACAGGCCACCGGGAGCGACTCGATCACCAAGAAGGCGCAAGGCGTCCTCGCACGCACCACCAGCGCGAACTTCGCCGCCCTCGCCAAGCAATACGGCTCGGATGGCACGAAAGATCAAGGCGGTGACCTCGGCGTGTTTGCCCCGGGTGCCATGGTGCCGGCGTTCTCCCAGGGCGTCGCGGCCCTCAAGCCGGGCGAGATCGGGTCGGTGAAGACCGAGTTCGGGTTTCACATCATCCGCCGCTCGACGTACGAGGAAGTCGCCGACGCGTTCAAGCAGCAGTACGTGCAGCGGAGCCGCGTGGTCGCCGAGTCGACCTACATCACGAACCTGGAGAACGGGGCGAAGATCACGGTCGAACCGACCGTCGCCCGCACGATGAAAGCGGTCGCCACGGATCCGGCGAGCCATGAGAAGGACGGAACGGCCCTCGCCAAGTCGCGGCTCGGCACGTACAAGGCCAGCCAGTTTGCCCGCTGGATTTCCAGCGCGCCCAACCCGGACCAGATTCGTGGCCAGATCGCACAGGCGCCCGACTCCCTGTTCGACATCTTCATTCGCAACCTGCTCCGCAGCGAACTCATCCTCGCCGCGGCGGACAGCGCGAAGGTGACGATGGACTCGTCCGAGACCGCCGAAGTGTATCGGTCGTTTGCGGCCATCCTGGCCAATGCCTGGGCCGGGCTGCGCATCGCCCCGGCCATGGTGGCTGACAGCGCCAAGACGCCGGCGGAAAAGCAGCGCTTTATCCCGGCGCGGGTCGACTCCTACTTCGACCGCCTCGTGAAGGGCGAAGAACAGTTCGTCGAAGTTCCGTCGCCGCTGGCCCAGGCCCTGCGCAAGAAGTACGACTGGAAGGTGAACTCGGCCGGGCTGGACCGCGCGGTAGCCGCCGCCCAGGTTATTCGCGCCAAGGAAGATTCGTCGCGCGCCGCGGCGACGCCGCCGTCGGCGGTTCCGATGCCGGGCGCCCCGGACACCACAAAGCAGCCGTAA